The following proteins come from a genomic window of Deltaproteobacteria bacterium:
- a CDS encoding F0F1 ATP synthase subunit alpha, which produces MKIKAQEISRILQEQIRGYEAATELAEVGSVISVGDGIARIHGLQNVAAGELLAFPGGISGLALNLEEDNVGAVLMGEASLVKEGAIVKRTGKIAEVPVGEALVGRVVDALGNPIDGLGPIDAEASMRIEIKAPGIVQRKSVHQPLQTGLKAIDSMVPVGRGQRELIIGDRQTGKTAVAIDTIINQKDTGVICIYVAIGQKRSSVAQVVGKLKEYGAMDHTIIVAATASEPAPLSFIAPYSGCTMGEYFRDNGKHALIIYDDLSKHAVAYRAISLLLRRPPGREAYPGDVFYLHSRLLERAAKLSDALGGGSLTALPIIETQAGDVSAYIPTNVISITDGQIYLESDLFYSGVRPAINVGLSVSRVGGSAQIKAMKKVAGTLRLDLAQYREKQAFAQFGSDLDASTKAQLDRGERLVEILKQPQYRPMPVELQVLSIFAANNGFLDKLEVSQVRAYESAMHEFLLANCPKSIAAIKQSGAMSDEHAAELGKALDEFTRDFIASGDKSTKLGARSQGDVSDTPRQVVQEESRAGN; this is translated from the coding sequence ATGAAGATTAAGGCTCAGGAAATAAGCAGAATACTTCAAGAGCAAATAAGAGGATATGAGGCGGCGACGGAGCTTGCGGAAGTCGGATCAGTGATTTCTGTGGGAGATGGCATTGCTCGCATCCACGGATTGCAAAACGTAGCAGCCGGCGAGTTATTGGCATTCCCCGGGGGTATAAGTGGTTTGGCGCTCAACCTCGAAGAAGACAACGTTGGTGCCGTGTTGATGGGTGAAGCGTCGTTGGTTAAGGAAGGAGCTATCGTAAAGCGCACTGGTAAAATTGCTGAAGTTCCAGTGGGCGAGGCACTTGTAGGCCGTGTAGTCGATGCATTGGGCAATCCTATTGATGGACTGGGCCCTATTGATGCGGAAGCAAGTATGAGAATTGAGATAAAGGCTCCAGGTATCGTGCAGCGAAAGTCGGTTCATCAGCCGCTACAAACTGGCCTTAAAGCTATTGACTCCATGGTTCCAGTTGGAAGAGGCCAGCGCGAGCTAATCATTGGCGATCGCCAGACCGGAAAAACTGCTGTTGCTATAGATACTATTATCAATCAAAAAGACACTGGCGTAATTTGCATTTATGTAGCCATTGGGCAAAAGAGATCTAGCGTTGCTCAAGTAGTTGGCAAGCTAAAAGAATATGGCGCGATGGATCACACCATTATCGTTGCAGCTACGGCTAGTGAGCCAGCGCCGCTTTCTTTTATTGCTCCGTATTCTGGTTGCACCATGGGGGAGTATTTCCGCGATAACGGCAAGCATGCATTGATCATTTACGATGATCTCTCAAAGCACGCAGTGGCTTATCGCGCAATTTCGCTCTTGCTAAGAAGGCCACCGGGTCGAGAAGCCTATCCAGGAGACGTGTTTTACCTGCACTCTCGATTGCTAGAGCGGGCTGCTAAGTTAAGCGATGCGCTGGGGGGCGGCTCTTTAACGGCACTTCCCATAATTGAAACGCAGGCGGGGGACGTTTCCGCCTATATTCCTACTAACGTGATTTCTATTACGGATGGTCAAATCTACTTAGAATCAGATTTGTTTTATTCGGGCGTTAGGCCGGCAATTAACGTAGGTCTTTCGGTTTCTCGCGTTGGCGGTTCGGCGCAAATAAAGGCGATGAAAAAAGTTGCTGGAACGCTTCGCCTGGACTTAGCGCAGTATCGAGAAAAGCAGGCATTTGCGCAGTTTGGTTCGGACCTCGATGCGTCGACAAAAGCTCAGTTGGATCGCGGCGAGCGTTTGGTTGAAATTCTTAAACAGCCACAGTACCGACCAATGCCAGTTGAGTTGCAAGTGTTGTCTATTTTTGCAGCAAACAATGGATTTCTCGATAAGCTAGAAGTTTCTCAGGTAAGGGCTTATGAATCTGCTATGCACGAGTTTCTGTTAGCCAATTGTCCAAAGAGTATTGCTGCCATAAAACAAAGCGGAGCAATGTCGGATGAGCACGCTGCAGAGTTAGGCAAAGCATTGGATGAGTTTACAAGAGATTTTATCGCAAGCGGCGACAAATCGACGAAACTAGGTGCCCGCTCCCAAGGCGATGTAAGTGATACGCCACGACAAGTAGTGCAGGAAGAAAGTCGAGCTGGCAATTAA
- the atpH gene encoding ATP synthase F1 subunit delta — translation FIRTVFERERISILPDIAVSFTELADDRLGRVQVEVSTARDVSGEEKADIERKLSQKISGAASFTWNINAELLGGLVVNYGGRVIDGSLAGQLSRMENALMGAAVK, via the coding sequence AGTTCATAAGAACTGTCTTTGAACGGGAAAGAATTAGCATACTGCCCGATATAGCAGTTAGTTTTACTGAGTTAGCGGATGATCGATTGGGAAGAGTTCAGGTGGAGGTTTCTACAGCTCGAGATGTAAGTGGGGAGGAGAAGGCTGACATAGAGCGGAAACTAAGCCAGAAAATAAGTGGTGCCGCAAGTTTTACTTGGAATATTAACGCGGAGCTATTAGGTGGTTTAGTCGTAAATTACGGTGGGCGCGTCATTGACGGCTCTTTGGCGGGTCAGTTGAGTCGGATGGAGAACGCGCTGATGGGAGCTGCTGTTAAGTAA